In Pecten maximus chromosome 10, xPecMax1.1, whole genome shotgun sequence, one genomic interval encodes:
- the LOC117336883 gene encoding uncharacterized protein LOC117336883 has protein sequence MIHVTLVYSVYDSIHTYLHKLVYCVYDSIHTYLRTLMYSVYDSIHTYLRTLVYSVYDSIHTYLRTLAYSVYDSIHTYLRTLVYSVYDSIHTYLRTLVYSVFDSIHTYLRTLVYSVYDSIHTYLRTLVYSVYDSIHTYLRKLVYSVYDSIHTYLRTLVYSVFDSIHTYLRTLVYSVYDSIHTYLRKLVYSVYDSIHTYLRKFVYSVYDSISTYTCVRCIRQHIYVHLCTMYTTAYTHIFVPLCTVYTTAYTHIYVHLCTVCITAHIHIYIHSCTVYTTAYTHIYVHLCTVYTTAYTYIYVHLCTVCMTTYTHIYVHSCTVCTTAYTHIYVVSAVYND, from the exons atgatacatgtaacacttgtgtacagtgtatatgacaGCATACACACATATCTACATAAACTTGTGTACTGTGTGTACGACAGCATACACACATATCTACGTACacttatgtacagtgtatacgaCAGCATACACACGTATCTACGTACActcgtgtacagtgtatacgACAGCATACACACATATCTACGTACACTTGCGTATAGTGTATACGACAGCATACACACATATCTACGTACacttgtgtacagtgtatacgaCAGCATACACACATATCTACGTACACTTGTGTACAGTGTATTCGACAGCATACACACATATCTACGTACacttgtgtacagtgtatacgaCAGCATACACACATATCTACGAACacttgtgtacagtgtatacgaCAGCATACACACATATCTACGTAAacttgtgtacagtgtatacgaCAGCATACACACATATCTACGTACACTTGTGTACAGTGTATTCGACAGCATACACACATATCTACGTACacttgtgtacagtgtatacgaCAGCATACACACATATCTACGTAAacttgtgtacagtgtatacgaCAGCATACACACATATCTACGTAAatttgtgtacagtgtatacgaCAGCATATCTACGTACACTTGTGTACGGTGTATACGACAGCATATCTACGTACACTTGTGTACGATGTATACGACAGCATATACACATATCTTCGTACCcttgtgtacagtgtatacgaCAGCATACACTCATATCTACGTACACTTGTGTACGGTGTGTATTACAGCAcacatacatatctacatacactcgtgtacagtgtatacgACAGCATACACACATATCTACGTACACTTGTGTACGGTGTATACGACAGCATACACATATATCTACGTACACTTGTGTACGGTGTGTATgacaacatacacacatatctatGTACACTCGTGTACAGTGTGTACGACAGCATACAC ACATATCTACGTAGTGTCTGCTGTGTATAATGACTAG
- the LOC117336884 gene encoding MOB kinase activator 2-like isoform X1: MFKFGTTGSSFKMTTGMLFVINLWKGRRKDKDSPTPPQQEEPRQYLEDSCVKERVTEADFYKLVSLPSCLDYNEWLATHTLSFFNHITLIYGVISEYCTSEGCPSMSGPGNVQFLWYDEKGKKYKYSSPQYVDFITTCMQKEISDESVFPTKYGNPFPSTFETSVKKFHKYLFHIVAHIYHAHYSDVVNLGIHGHLNSLFTHFTVFNIKFDLMEDKETDILQDLIKALIKQLPDPNQNEGTDSKEISRT; the protein is encoded by the exons ATGTTCAAATTTGGAACTACCGGTTCATCATTCAAAATGACGACAGGTATGCTGTTCGTCATTAATCTATG GAAAGGCAGAAGAAAGGATAAAGACTCTCCGACACCTCCGCAACAGGAAGAGCCCAGACAGTACCTTGAGGATAGCTGTGTGAAAGAACGAGTAACGGAAGCAGATTTTTACAAACTCGTCAGCTTGCCCTCTTGTCTAGATTATAACGAATGGCTAGCAACACATA CTTTATCATTTTTCAATCATATAACCTTGATCTACGGTGTAATATCTGAATACTGTACATCAGAAGGATGTCCATCCATGTCTGGGCCAGGCAATGT gCAATTTTTATGGTATGATGAAAAAGGAAAGAAGTACAAGTACTCATCTCCCCAGTATGTGGATTTCATCACAACTTGTATGCAGAAAGAGATATCGGATGAGAGTGTCTTTCCTAcaaaatatg gaAATCCATTTCCTAGCACATTTGAAACATCTGTGAAGAAATTCCACAAGTATCTGTTCCATATAGTCGCGCATATATATCACGCACATTATAGTGATGTTGTCAATTTGGGCATACACGGACATCTAAACAGTCTCTTCACACACTTTACAGTGTTTAACATCAAATTCGACCTGATGGAGGACAAGGAAACAGACATTTTGCAGGACCTTATAAAGGCCTTGATTAAACAGCTTCCTGATCCCAATCAAAATGAAGGCACAGACAGTAAAGAAATTTCCCGAACATAG
- the LOC117336884 gene encoding MOB kinase activator 2-like isoform X3, whose product MDWFMGKGRRKDKDSPTPPQQEEPRQYLEDSCVKERVTEADFYKLVSLPSCLDYNEWLATHTLSFFNHITLIYGVISEYCTSEGCPSMSGPGNVQFLWYDEKGKKYKYSSPQYVDFITTCMQKEISDESVFPTKYGNPFPSTFETSVKKFHKYLFHIVAHIYHAHYSDVVNLGIHGHLNSLFTHFTVFNIKFDLMEDKETDILQDLIKALIKQLPDPNQNEGTDSKEISRT is encoded by the exons GAAAGGCAGAAGAAAGGATAAAGACTCTCCGACACCTCCGCAACAGGAAGAGCCCAGACAGTACCTTGAGGATAGCTGTGTGAAAGAACGAGTAACGGAAGCAGATTTTTACAAACTCGTCAGCTTGCCCTCTTGTCTAGATTATAACGAATGGCTAGCAACACATA CTTTATCATTTTTCAATCATATAACCTTGATCTACGGTGTAATATCTGAATACTGTACATCAGAAGGATGTCCATCCATGTCTGGGCCAGGCAATGT gCAATTTTTATGGTATGATGAAAAAGGAAAGAAGTACAAGTACTCATCTCCCCAGTATGTGGATTTCATCACAACTTGTATGCAGAAAGAGATATCGGATGAGAGTGTCTTTCCTAcaaaatatg gaAATCCATTTCCTAGCACATTTGAAACATCTGTGAAGAAATTCCACAAGTATCTGTTCCATATAGTCGCGCATATATATCACGCACATTATAGTGATGTTGTCAATTTGGGCATACACGGACATCTAAACAGTCTCTTCACACACTTTACAGTGTTTAACATCAAATTCGACCTGATGGAGGACAAGGAAACAGACATTTTGCAGGACCTTATAAAGGCCTTGATTAAACAGCTTCCTGATCCCAATCAAAATGAAGGCACAGACAGTAAAGAAATTTCCCGAACATAG
- the LOC117336884 gene encoding MOB kinase activator 2-like isoform X2, with protein sequence MNECAIPQGDMSMFLYLTKRGSRKGRRKDKDSPTPPQQEEPRQYLEDSCVKERVTEADFYKLVSLPSCLDYNEWLATHTLSFFNHITLIYGVISEYCTSEGCPSMSGPGNVQFLWYDEKGKKYKYSSPQYVDFITTCMQKEISDESVFPTKYGNPFPSTFETSVKKFHKYLFHIVAHIYHAHYSDVVNLGIHGHLNSLFTHFTVFNIKFDLMEDKETDILQDLIKALIKQLPDPNQNEGTDSKEISRT encoded by the exons GAAAGGCAGAAGAAAGGATAAAGACTCTCCGACACCTCCGCAACAGGAAGAGCCCAGACAGTACCTTGAGGATAGCTGTGTGAAAGAACGAGTAACGGAAGCAGATTTTTACAAACTCGTCAGCTTGCCCTCTTGTCTAGATTATAACGAATGGCTAGCAACACATA CTTTATCATTTTTCAATCATATAACCTTGATCTACGGTGTAATATCTGAATACTGTACATCAGAAGGATGTCCATCCATGTCTGGGCCAGGCAATGT gCAATTTTTATGGTATGATGAAAAAGGAAAGAAGTACAAGTACTCATCTCCCCAGTATGTGGATTTCATCACAACTTGTATGCAGAAAGAGATATCGGATGAGAGTGTCTTTCCTAcaaaatatg gaAATCCATTTCCTAGCACATTTGAAACATCTGTGAAGAAATTCCACAAGTATCTGTTCCATATAGTCGCGCATATATATCACGCACATTATAGTGATGTTGTCAATTTGGGCATACACGGACATCTAAACAGTCTCTTCACACACTTTACAGTGTTTAACATCAAATTCGACCTGATGGAGGACAAGGAAACAGACATTTTGCAGGACCTTATAAAGGCCTTGATTAAACAGCTTCCTGATCCCAATCAAAATGAAGGCACAGACAGTAAAGAAATTTCCCGAACATAG